Proteins encoded in a region of the Diabrotica virgifera virgifera chromosome 4, PGI_DIABVI_V3a genome:
- the LOC126884050 gene encoding uncharacterized protein LOC126884050 isoform X2, with the protein MDINNTDMEQLATFMGHTKKTHEEWYRLPQDLYQTAKIAKLMIALNKGDVNIYKGKSLDDINIEENDYLEIENIETEVNEINEKEKVSSKGKRKLFTDEMTHPMQNNKVTKRKEVPTTEKTESTSNGNFFSDCKAPMDRKGQTNYA; encoded by the exons ATGGACATTAATAATACTGACATGGAACAATTAGCCACTTTTATGGGTCATACAAAGAAAACCCATGAAGAATGGTATAG acTTCCTCAAGATCTATACCAGACTGCAAAAATAGCCAAACTAATGATCGCTTTAAATAAAGGTGATGTTAATATTTACAAAGGAAAGAGCTTAGACGATATCAATATAGAAGAAAATGACTACTTGGAAATTGAAAACATAGAAACAGAAGTAAATGAAATAAATGAAAAAG AAAAAGTTTCGTCGAAGGGTAAAAGAAAGTTATTTACCGATGAAATGACGCATCCAATGCAAAATAATAAAG ttACAAAAAGAAAGGAGGTGCCAACTACTGAAAAAACCGAAAGCACTTCAAATGGTAATTTCTTTAG CGATTGCAAGGCACCGATGGACCGAAAAGGACAAACAAACTATGCTTAA
- the LOC126884050 gene encoding uncharacterized protein LOC126884050 isoform X1, with the protein MDINNTDMEQLATFMGHTKKTHEEWYRLPQDLYQTAKIAKLMIALNKGDVNIYKGKSLDDINIEENDYLEIENIETEVNEINEKEKVSSKGKRKLFTDEMTHPMQNNKVTKRKEVPTTEKTESTSNAIARHRWTEKDKQTMLKYFTRFIKEKRVPKKADVQEFKKKTGENFKSIDWVKIKTFFYNS; encoded by the exons ATGGACATTAATAATACTGACATGGAACAATTAGCCACTTTTATGGGTCATACAAAGAAAACCCATGAAGAATGGTATAG acTTCCTCAAGATCTATACCAGACTGCAAAAATAGCCAAACTAATGATCGCTTTAAATAAAGGTGATGTTAATATTTACAAAGGAAAGAGCTTAGACGATATCAATATAGAAGAAAATGACTACTTGGAAATTGAAAACATAGAAACAGAAGTAAATGAAATAAATGAAAAAG AAAAAGTTTCGTCGAAGGGTAAAAGAAAGTTATTTACCGATGAAATGACGCATCCAATGCAAAATAATAAAG ttACAAAAAGAAAGGAGGTGCCAACTACTGAAAAAACCGAAAGCACTTCAAATG CGATTGCAAGGCACCGATGGACCGAAAAGGACAAACAAACTATGCTTAAATACTTTACAAGATTCATAAAAGAAAAAAGGGTTCCGAAAAAAGCAGACGtacaggaatttaaaaaaaaaactggagaaaaCTTTAAATCAATTGATTGGGTaaaaattaaaacgtttttttaCAATTCTTAG